One genomic segment of Dioscorea cayenensis subsp. rotundata cultivar TDr96_F1 unplaced genomic scaffold, TDr96_F1_v2_PseudoChromosome.rev07_lg8_w22 25.fasta BLBR01000412.1, whole genome shotgun sequence includes these proteins:
- the LOC120254295 gene encoding probable WRKY transcription factor 74 has translation MLKMEEVEEANRVAVESCHGVLNLISQSNELPYRTLMAETDEAVSKFKKVISLLSHGVGHARVKRFKKTEEFFPFDQNQNQTFLDYQLLFSTSSSSSCQPLRVLKNVHQNQILDLSSASRNALQQHHHQQQQQQQMRFQAEMFRRHNSGINLKFDNSSCTGTGSSTRSFVSSLSMDGSGASLDGKSFHLISGPQSSEPVNLHANTQRRCLGKGEHGSGKCASSGRCHCSKKRKHRVKRSIKVPAISNKLADIPPDDFSWRKYGQKPIKGSPHPRGYYKCSSVRGCPARKHVERCLEDPSMLIVTYEGEHNHTNSVTQSAHT, from the exons ATGTTGAAAATGGAAGAAGTGGAAGAAGCAAACAGAGTTGCAGTGGAGAGCTGCCATGGAGTTCTCAACCTGATCTCACAGTCCAATGAGCTTCCTTACAGGACTCTAATGGCTGAAACTGATGAAGCTGTGTCTAAGTTCAAGAAAGTCATTTCTTTGCTCAGTCATGGTGTGGGTCATGCAAGAGTTAAGAGGTTTAAAAAAACTGAAGAGTTTTTTCCATTTgatcaaaaccaaaaccaaactTTCCTTGATTACCAGTTACTGTTTTccacctcttcctcttcttcttgtcaaCCTCTTAGAGTACTCAAAAATGTTCATCAAAACCAAATTTTGGATTTGAGTTCTGCTTCTAGGAATGCTCTGCAAcagcaccaccaccaacaacaacagcagcagcagatGAGGTTTCAGGCTGAAATGTTTAGGAGGCACAATAGTGGGATTAATCTTAAGTTTGATAACTCTAGCTGTACTGGGACTGGTTCCTCAACCAGGTCCTTTGTGTCTTCATTGAGCATGGATGGTAGTGGTGCTAGTTTGGATGGCAaatcatttcatttaattaGTGGTCCTCAATCATCTGAACCTGTGAATTTACATGCAAATACTCAGAGGAGGTGTCTTGGTAAAGGGGAACATGGGAGTGGCAAGTGTGCTTCGAGTGGCCGGTGTCATTGTTCGAAGAAACG GAAGCATAGAGTAAAAAGATCAATTAAAGTTCCTGCTATTAGTAACAAGCTTGCCGATATCCCACCCGATGATTTCTCATGGAGGAAGTACGGCCAAAAGCCGATCAAGGGTTCTCCGCATCCTAG GGGATACTATAAATGTAGCAGTGTGCGAGGCTGCCCTGCGAGGAAGCATGTCGAAAGATGCTTGGAAGATCCATCAATGCTCATTGTCACATACGAGGGCGAGCACAACCATACGAATTCAGTAACACAGTCTGCGCACACATAG